The Salvelinus fontinalis isolate EN_2023a unplaced genomic scaffold, ASM2944872v1 scaffold_1412, whole genome shotgun sequence genome includes a region encoding these proteins:
- the LOC129849277 gene encoding vitellogenin-like, with amino-acid sequence MRAVVLALTLALVASQSVNFAPDFAASKTYVYKYEALLLGGLPEEGLARAGVKVVSKVLISAVAENTYLLKLVNPEIFEYSGVWPKDPFVPAAKLTSVLAAQFSIPIKFEYAKGVVGKVFAPTAVSETVLNVHRGILNILQLNIKKTQNVYELQESGVQGVCKTHYVISEDAKAQRIHLTKSKDLNNCQERIRKDFGLAYTEKC; translated from the exons ATGAGAGCAGTAGTACTTGCACTGACTCTAGCCCTTGTGG CGAGTCAATCTGTTAACTTTG CCCCTGATTTTGCTGCCAGTAAGACCTATGTGTACAAGTATGAGGCACTGCTCCTGGGTGGTCTGCCTGAGGAGGGTCTGGCTAGAGCTGGAGTAAAAGTAGTCAGCAAAGTTCTTATCAGTGCAGTTGCAGAGAATACCTACTTGCTGAAG CTTGTGAACCCTGAGATCTTTGAGTACAGTGGTGTGTGGCCCAAAGATCCTTTCGTCCCAGCTGCAAAACTCACTTCAGTCCTGGCTGCTCAGTTCTCGATTCCCATCAAGTTTGAGTATGCCAAGGGTGTTGTGGGTAAGGTATTTGCCCCCACTGCTGTCTCTGAAACAGTGCTGAATGTCCATAGAGGTATCCTGAACATTCTTCAGCTCAACATCAAGAAGACACAAAACGTCTATGAGTTGCAGGAG TCTGGAGTTCAGGGAGTGTGCAAGACCCACTATGTGATCAGTGAAGATGCCAAGGCACAGCGCATCCATTTGACCAAGAGCAAGGATCTCAATAACTGCCAGGAGAGAATCAGGAAGGACTTTGGTCTGGCTTACACAGAGAAGTGT